In one window of Armatimonadota bacterium DNA:
- a CDS encoding Gfo/Idh/MocA family oxidoreductase — protein MTGDARARATTCRAIRSDRHTFELRGARGEAYVNETADPDPIGLGIVGCGSVARAYGEPLRRLEAQGNARHVACCDALPGRAEEYAAQYGVPHTVPDIDALLRRDDVDVVLVFTPNKSHSEMAGAALAAGKHVLVEKPMATSVTDARALAEQARTSPGHLICAPFVILSRTFQTMSQHIARGDIGEVYTARAIYGWAGPDWSEWFYQAGGGALFDLGVYDITALTGLLGPAKRVTAMTGICVPERIVAGTPMRVEAADSIHLILDFGDSVFASAVTGFTIQRQRTAALEIYGAEGVIQMLGHTWGPHGCELWQNSAGCWQVFDEMEHDYHWTAGLDHLVECIRSGTEPIVTPEHALHVTEIMIRALDSGETGRAVELDTRFAPIYFSELKRLRPPHRIHDPTRREEDELN, from the coding sequence ATGACAGGTGACGCGCGCGCGCGGGCAACTACTTGTCGCGCAATACGAAGCGACCGGCACACGTTCGAACTGCGCGGCGCGCGAGGGGAGGCATACGTGAACGAAACAGCAGATCCGGATCCGATCGGCCTCGGCATCGTCGGCTGCGGCAGCGTGGCGCGCGCGTACGGCGAGCCGCTGCGCCGCCTTGAGGCACAGGGCAACGCCCGTCACGTCGCGTGCTGTGACGCGCTGCCGGGGCGCGCCGAGGAATATGCGGCCCAGTACGGCGTGCCGCATACGGTGCCGGACATTGATGCCCTGCTCCGCCGCGACGATGTGGACGTCGTCCTCGTCTTCACCCCGAACAAGTCTCACTCTGAGATGGCGGGCGCGGCGCTCGCCGCGGGCAAGCATGTCTTGGTCGAGAAGCCGATGGCGACGAGCGTCACCGATGCCCGCGCGCTGGCCGAGCAGGCGCGCACCAGCCCCGGCCATCTCATCTGCGCGCCGTTCGTCATCCTCAGTCGCACCTTCCAGACCATGTCCCAGCACATCGCGCGCGGCGACATCGGCGAAGTGTACACCGCGCGGGCGATCTACGGCTGGGCCGGGCCGGACTGGTCGGAATGGTTCTACCAGGCGGGCGGCGGCGCGCTGTTTGACCTCGGGGTGTACGACATCACCGCGCTCACCGGTCTGCTCGGCCCGGCGAAACGGGTCACGGCGATGACCGGTATCTGCGTGCCCGAACGCATTGTCGCCGGCACGCCGATGCGGGTCGAGGCCGCCGACAGCATCCACCTCATTCTCGACTTCGGGGACTCGGTCTTCGCTTCCGCGGTCACGGGCTTCACTATCCAACGCCAGCGCACCGCGGCGCTAGAGATCTACGGCGCGGAGGGCGTCATCCAGATGCTCGGCCACACCTGGGGGCCGCACGGCTGCGAGCTGTGGCAGAACAGCGCGGGGTGCTGGCAGGTATTCGACGAGATGGAGCACGATTATCACTGGACCGCCGGCCTCGACCATCTCGTCGAGTGCATCCGCAGCGGCACCGAGCCGATCGTCACGCCGGAGCACGCGCTGCATGTGACCGAGATCATGATCCGCGCGCTCGACAGCGGCGAGACCGGCCGCGCCGTCGAACTCGACACGAGGTTTGCCCCGATCTACTTCAGCGAACTCAAGCGCCTGCGACCGCCGCACCGCATCCACGATCCCACCCGCCGGGAGGAGGACGAACTCAACTAG
- a CDS encoding BNR-4 repeat-containing protein, which produces MRRPTSRGIVRAIARPAGIAIALCLSILAARSVPVTENDRLPRADGYRGIWYSNQPSDDEYRYKYSGGLGTYCAKHLPLAYYSPEARKTFFVYGGTKGLGEDRPLLEMVSYYDHDTGLVPKPTIVLEKNTSDAHHNPTISVDPDGYLWIFMSSHGGKDGFIYRSRAPYSIDAFDRIEQHEFTYPQPHRMPGDGFLFLFTKYTAGRELYWRVSSDGATWSDDHKLAGFGGHYQVSWAHGDKCGTAFNYHPPVGGLNARTNLYYLETADYGQTWRNAAGDLLEVPLDAVDNPALVHDYQSAKLLVYMKDVNFDAAGRPVILYLVSNGYESGPVNDPRFYTTARWTGSEWVIRPAFPTDHNYDTGCLHIEDDGTWRIIAPTEPGPQPYCTGGDVAMWTSRDQGKTWEKVRVLTHDSPRNHTYVRRPVNAHPDFYAFWADGNALEPSESRLYFANKAGDVFILPETMTEDFAEPLRLHHDR; this is translated from the coding sequence ATGCGCCGCCCAACCAGCCGAGGCATTGTCCGCGCGATCGCCCGACCTGCGGGCATCGCCATCGCGCTTTGCCTGTCCATACTGGCGGCGAGGAGTGTTCCCGTGACCGAGAACGACCGATTGCCCAGGGCTGACGGCTACCGGGGCATATGGTACAGCAACCAGCCGTCGGACGACGAGTACCGCTACAAGTACAGCGGCGGGCTCGGCACCTACTGCGCCAAGCATCTGCCCCTGGCGTACTACTCGCCCGAGGCGCGCAAGACGTTCTTCGTCTATGGCGGCACCAAGGGACTGGGCGAGGACAGGCCCCTCCTGGAGATGGTCTCGTACTACGATCACGACACTGGCCTCGTTCCCAAACCAACCATCGTCCTCGAAAAGAACACCTCGGATGCCCACCACAACCCGACGATCTCCGTGGATCCCGACGGCTACCTTTGGATCTTCATGAGTTCCCACGGCGGCAAGGACGGGTTCATCTACCGGAGCCGCGCGCCGTATTCCATCGACGCCTTCGACCGCATCGAGCAGCACGAGTTCACCTATCCGCAGCCGCACCGGATGCCCGGCGACGGTTTCCTGTTTCTGTTCACGAAGTACACCGCCGGACGGGAACTCTACTGGCGGGTGAGTAGCGACGGCGCCACGTGGAGCGACGATCACAAGCTCGCCGGCTTCGGCGGGCACTACCAGGTGAGCTGGGCGCATGGGGACAAGTGCGGCACCGCCTTCAACTACCACCCGCCCGTCGGCGGGCTCAACGCGCGGACGAACCTCTACTACCTCGAGACTGCCGACTACGGGCAGACGTGGCGCAATGCGGCGGGCGATCTGCTGGAAGTGCCGCTCGATGCGGTTGACAACCCCGCCCTCGTCCATGACTACCAGTCCGCGAAGCTGCTCGTTTACATGAAGGACGTGAATTTCGACGCGGCCGGCCGGCCGGTTATCCTTTATCTGGTGAGCAACGGCTACGAATCCGGCCCGGTGAACGACCCGCGCTTCTATACCACCGCGCGGTGGACGGGGAGCGAGTGGGTGATCCGCCCCGCATTCCCCACCGATCACAACTACGACACCGGCTGCCTGCACATCGAAGACGATGGGACGTGGCGTATCATCGCGCCCACCGAGCCGGGCCCGCAGCCGTACTGCACCGGGGGCGACGTCGCGATGTGGACGAGCCGCGACCAAGGCAAGACGTGGGAGAAAGTGCGCGTGCTGACGCACGATAGCCCGCGCAATCACACGTACGTCAGGCGGCCGGTCAACGCGCACCCCGACTTCTACGCCTTCTGGGCTGACGGCAACGCGCTGGAGCCGTCGGAGTCACGCCTCTACTTCGCGAACAAGGCCGGCGACGTCTTCATACTGCCGGAGACAATGACCGAGGACTTCGCGGAACCGCTCCGGCTGCACCATGACAGGTGA
- a CDS encoding sialate O-acetylesterase — protein sequence MRDRLFVVTLLLTLLVVVCAMPGVAAEPEGGAFIAPMIQVTDGVAHFQVLARDDNDTAKAHLRGRCYPLSGAIEARLTDRGAPVAELDWRKVGQAEDGKWVADLGGLPVGGPYDLEVRLVDAEGNPRAANAVYQILVGDLWVLAGQSNMQGVGKVSELPPPTATVHMFTMDDRWAPAREPLHPLFESKDEAHWHGLVPKDKTREEILPGVRQGARSPDARSVGPGLPFGWELYRITGVPVGLIPCARGGTSLEQWSPAMKDEGGKSLYGAMLRRVAAAGGRVRGVVWYQGESDANPDAAGTYEQRFVDFVSATRADLAHPDLPFLYVQIGRFIIPSDGRPSPWDIVREAQRLAEPRLTHAAVVPAADGTLVDAIHLDTAAQMKVGKRLALNAARELFGREDLRPGPRLAKGTINDRRTLVTIRFNDVNGRLRADGRPTGFVLADEAGEPIAIIMRVDLPEDRPDTVELALARELPEGARLWYARGFDPYANLTDDQDMGMLSFGPVSIPYPAE from the coding sequence ATGCGTGATCGTCTGTTCGTCGTGACTTTGCTGCTGACATTGCTTGTCGTCGTATGTGCGATGCCCGGCGTCGCCGCAGAACCCGAAGGCGGTGCGTTCATCGCGCCGATGATCCAGGTCACGGACGGCGTCGCGCACTTTCAGGTACTCGCCCGCGACGACAACGACACGGCCAAGGCGCATCTGCGGGGGCGCTGCTATCCGCTGAGCGGAGCAATCGAGGCTCGCTTAACCGACCGCGGCGCGCCGGTGGCGGAGCTTGATTGGCGCAAGGTGGGCCAGGCGGAAGACGGCAAGTGGGTCGCCGACCTGGGCGGCCTGCCGGTGGGCGGCCCGTACGATCTCGAAGTGCGCCTGGTAGACGCGGAGGGCAACCCGCGTGCGGCGAACGCGGTGTACCAGATACTGGTCGGCGACCTGTGGGTGCTGGCCGGCCAATCGAATATGCAAGGGGTCGGCAAGGTGTCCGAACTGCCGCCGCCGACGGCGACGGTGCACATGTTCACGATGGACGACCGCTGGGCTCCGGCACGCGAGCCGCTGCACCCGCTGTTCGAGTCGAAAGACGAGGCCCACTGGCACGGGCTCGTGCCGAAGGACAAGACGCGCGAGGAGATCCTGCCGGGGGTGCGCCAGGGCGCTCGGTCGCCCGACGCGCGGAGCGTCGGCCCGGGCCTGCCGTTCGGGTGGGAGTTGTACCGGATTACGGGGGTACCTGTCGGGCTCATACCCTGCGCGCGCGGCGGCACCAGCTTGGAGCAGTGGAGCCCGGCCATGAAAGACGAGGGCGGCAAGTCCCTTTATGGTGCGATGCTTCGCCGCGTCGCAGCAGCCGGCGGGCGGGTGCGCGGCGTGGTCTGGTACCAGGGCGAGTCCGACGCGAACCCCGATGCCGCCGGCACGTACGAGCAGCGCTTCGTGGACTTCGTGTCGGCCACGCGGGCAGACCTGGCTCATCCCGACTTGCCGTTTCTCTACGTGCAGATCGGCCGGTTCATCATCCCATCGGATGGCCGGCCGTCGCCGTGGGATATCGTCCGCGAGGCGCAGCGACTCGCGGAGCCGAGGCTGACCCACGCGGCGGTCGTGCCCGCGGCCGATGGCACGCTGGTGGACGCGATCCATCTCGACACGGCGGCGCAGATGAAAGTGGGCAAGCGCCTCGCGCTGAACGCCGCACGGGAGTTGTTCGGGCGGGAGGACTTGCGCCCAGGGCCGCGCCTGGCGAAGGGCACAATCAACGACCGACGCACGCTCGTGACGATCCGCTTCAATGACGTCAACGGCCGCTTGCGGGCGGACGGCCGCCCGACCGGCTTCGTGCTCGCGGATGAGGCCGGAGAGCCGATCGCCATCATCATGCGGGTGGACCTGCCCGAGGACCGTCCCGACACCGTCGAACTGGCATTGGCGCGGGAACTCCCCGAGGGCGCGCGGCTGTGGTACGCGCGAGGCTTCGACCCCTACGCCAACCTGACGGACGACCAGGACATGGGCATGCTGTCGTTCGGACCGGTCTCAATACCGTATCCGGCAGAGTAG
- a CDS encoding alpha-glucosidase/alpha-galactosidase gives MRMKIAFVGAGSLGFTRTLVIDMMSWEDMQDAHIALIDIDKQRLDYAHRAVNRIMEVGQYPAKVEATLDRAEGLKDADIVITTILAHGADGFRPEIDIPMKYGVDFNVGDTHGTAAVFRALRTIPMMLDICRDIERHAPNAYLLNYTNPMSMLCRAMQRETSVRLVGLCHSVQGLGGMLASWIGAPRDEIVCACAGINHQAWAIRFEWNGKDAYPLLREAMQRPEIYRKDIVRNEMFLALGYYVTESSGHNSEYNWWFRKRPELIEKYCMHGENWNPGRHRYILDEYEDREQAEKWQKSMEDYGAGRVEIKLGRSHEYASSIVRGLLFDEVFEFNATVANAGLITNLPDQCAVEVPVIATKTGFGPIHVGALPIQCAALNQVNTAVNELAVEAAINGDPQAAYHACCYDPLAASALSLAEIRQMVDELFKVQAPLLPQFKHLT, from the coding sequence CTGAGGATGAAGATCGCTTTCGTAGGTGCCGGCAGTCTGGGCTTCACCCGGACGCTGGTCATAGACATGATGTCGTGGGAGGACATGCAGGATGCCCACATTGCCCTGATCGACATTGACAAGCAGCGGCTGGACTACGCTCACCGGGCGGTGAATCGGATCATGGAGGTCGGCCAGTATCCGGCGAAGGTCGAGGCGACCCTGGACCGCGCGGAGGGCCTCAAGGACGCCGACATCGTCATCACGACGATTCTGGCTCATGGGGCCGATGGGTTCCGGCCCGAGATTGACATCCCCATGAAGTACGGCGTGGACTTCAACGTCGGCGACACGCACGGCACGGCGGCGGTGTTCCGCGCGCTGCGGACGATCCCTATGATGCTCGACATCTGCCGCGACATCGAGCGCCACGCGCCGAACGCCTACTTGCTGAATTACACGAACCCCATGTCAATGCTGTGCCGGGCGATGCAGCGCGAGACCTCCGTCAGATTGGTCGGGCTCTGCCACAGCGTGCAGGGCCTGGGCGGAATGCTTGCCTCGTGGATCGGCGCGCCGCGGGACGAGATCGTGTGCGCGTGCGCGGGCATCAACCACCAGGCGTGGGCGATCCGGTTCGAATGGAACGGCAAGGATGCCTACCCGCTGCTGCGCGAGGCGATGCAGCGTCCGGAGATCTACCGCAAGGACATCGTGCGCAACGAGATGTTCCTGGCGCTCGGCTATTACGTCACCGAATCGAGCGGGCACAATTCGGAGTACAACTGGTGGTTCCGCAAGCGCCCAGAGCTCATCGAGAAGTACTGCATGCACGGCGAGAACTGGAACCCGGGCCGGCATCGCTACATCCTCGACGAGTACGAGGATCGGGAACAGGCCGAGAAGTGGCAGAAATCAATGGAGGACTATGGCGCGGGACGCGTCGAGATCAAGTTGGGCCGATCGCACGAGTACGCGTCCAGCATCGTGCGCGGACTGCTTTTCGACGAGGTCTTCGAGTTCAACGCCACGGTGGCTAATGCCGGGCTGATTACCAACCTGCCCGATCAGTGCGCGGTCGAAGTTCCCGTCATCGCGACCAAGACCGGCTTCGGTCCGATTCACGTCGGCGCCCTGCCCATACAGTGCGCAGCGCTCAACCAGGTGAACACAGCAGTGAACGAACTCGCGGTCGAGGCGGCGATCAACGGCGACCCCCAGGCCGCCTACCACGCGTGCTGCTACGATCCGCTCGCGGCCTCAGCCCTGTCGCTGGCGGAGATCAGGCAGATGGTGGATGAGCTGTTCAAGGTCCAGGCGCCGCTGCTGCCGCAGTTCAAGCACCTGACCTAG
- a CDS encoding CapA family protein has product MRKAVWISALVLVIAALLCIFLYPRWARPKRQPPAAPEPPPKRATITFIGDIMLASGAGKLASARGTEDLLSGVSDVLRADDLTIGNLECAVATTGTPADKDYTFRADPVLLPGLRRAGVDAVSLANNHSLDYGGAALLETLEHVQKAGLHSAGAGANLSAAAAPAIIAAGGHKVAFIAASRVLPSGAWYAAADRPGIAPAYDPAHMLAAIRSASARADIVIAYLHWGKERAIRPEGYQRSVARQCIEAGADLVVGTHPHVLQGFEYHRGKLIAYSLGNFVFNNRVKETAMLQTRFADGGMNGAGVIACHITGYRPQLVDDPRVRQQMLRSLEERSFGVRIADDGSLSPAQ; this is encoded by the coding sequence ATGCGAAAGGCAGTTTGGATCTCGGCGCTTGTCCTCGTAATCGCAGCACTCCTCTGCATCTTTCTGTATCCGCGATGGGCGCGGCCCAAGCGCCAACCGCCCGCAGCTCCGGAGCCACCGCCGAAGCGCGCCACCATCACCTTCATCGGCGACATCATGCTCGCATCAGGCGCCGGCAAGCTCGCCTCCGCACGGGGCACCGAGGATCTCCTCAGCGGCGTGAGCGACGTGCTGCGCGCCGACGATCTCACCATCGGCAACCTCGAATGCGCGGTCGCGACCACCGGCACGCCCGCCGACAAGGATTACACCTTCCGCGCGGATCCCGTGCTGTTGCCCGGCCTGCGCCGGGCGGGCGTTGACGCTGTATCCCTCGCCAATAACCACAGCCTCGACTACGGCGGCGCCGCCCTGCTCGAGACGCTGGAGCACGTGCAGAAGGCAGGGCTGCACAGCGCCGGGGCGGGGGCCAACCTGAGCGCGGCCGCCGCGCCGGCGATCATCGCTGCCGGCGGACACAAGGTCGCATTTATCGCAGCCAGCCGCGTGCTCCCGTCAGGGGCCTGGTACGCCGCCGCTGATCGCCCCGGGATCGCCCCGGCCTACGATCCGGCGCACATGCTCGCTGCGATTCGCTCGGCCAGCGCCAGAGCCGATATCGTCATCGCGTACCTGCACTGGGGGAAGGAACGCGCGATTAGGCCGGAGGGGTACCAACGGTCGGTCGCCCGGCAGTGCATCGAGGCAGGTGCGGATCTCGTGGTCGGCACTCACCCCCATGTGCTGCAGGGCTTCGAGTACCATCGCGGCAAGCTCATTGCGTACAGCTTGGGCAACTTCGTCTTCAACAACCGGGTCAAGGAAACCGCGATGCTGCAGACCAGGTTCGCGGATGGCGGCATGAACGGCGCGGGCGTGATTGCGTGCCACATCACGGGCTACCGCCCGCAGTTGGTGGATGATCCCCGTGTCCGGCAGCAGATGCTCCGTTCGCTGGAAGAGCGGTCGTTTGGAGTGCGCATCGCGGACGACGGCTCGCTATCGCCCGCGCAGTGA
- a CDS encoding DUF2207 domain-containing protein: MNRAIVTRCVLLIALLTCFAVPAWAKDFRLARAEITAEVRQDGSMRVREERDFVFNGDFTYAYRVLKLPPGTTVTRLAVGEPGTSYVERPDQSPGTYRVSRQGNALTVYWYYRASDETRTFVLAYDVAGAVQKHRDVAELYWQFIGTEWGAQTNFARVTVNLPGAVQRSDIRAWAHGPLWGNVAIADGRVDLTCKRLPAKTMVEGRILFPTHVILRSARQDKAAVLASVLAEEGRWAKSANRRRILFALPLILAIGGPLVALVLYLVFG, encoded by the coding sequence GTGAATCGCGCCATCGTTACACGCTGCGTCTTGCTGATCGCACTGCTCACCTGCTTCGCCGTGCCGGCGTGGGCAAAGGACTTTCGTCTCGCCCGCGCGGAGATAACGGCGGAAGTCCGCCAGGACGGCTCAATGCGCGTGCGCGAGGAACGCGACTTCGTCTTCAACGGCGACTTCACCTACGCGTACCGCGTGCTGAAGCTCCCGCCGGGAACGACCGTCACTCGTCTCGCCGTCGGTGAACCCGGCACTTCCTATGTCGAACGTCCTGATCAGTCACCAGGGACCTACCGTGTCTCACGGCAGGGCAACGCGCTGACGGTGTACTGGTATTACCGGGCGAGCGACGAGACGCGGACGTTCGTGCTCGCCTACGACGTCGCGGGGGCGGTGCAGAAGCACCGCGATGTCGCGGAACTCTACTGGCAGTTCATCGGGACGGAATGGGGGGCGCAGACGAACTTCGCGCGCGTCACCGTGAACCTTCCGGGCGCGGTGCAGCGCAGCGACATCCGCGCGTGGGCGCACGGGCCGCTGTGGGGCAACGTCGCCATCGCGGACGGTCGCGTCGACCTCACGTGCAAACGGCTGCCCGCAAAGACGATGGTGGAGGGCCGGATCCTCTTCCCGACCCACGTCATCCTTCGCAGCGCACGCCAGGATAAGGCTGCAGTCCTCGCGTCGGTGCTCGCGGAGGAGGGGCGGTGGGCCAAGAGCGCCAACCGCAGACGCATTCTGTTCGCGCTGCCGCTCATCCTGGCCATCGGCGGTCCGCTCGTCGCGCTCGTGCTGTACCTAGTCTTCGGA